The following are encoded together in the Phragmites australis chromosome 19, lpPhrAust1.1, whole genome shotgun sequence genome:
- the LOC133900076 gene encoding uncharacterized protein LOC133900076 isoform X7, with protein sequence MPLPVSGHRGLLLLLLLVLVALPALLPRCAGESVTCLAVYREGGAPAVFQSAHCPRWTLLPGGDGDGGQSSPRACHVAADRGRRRSQEDRAVCALGIRIPFIEQMRIKEADVGVVAVFDGHNGAEASEMASKLLLDYFLLHVYFLLDGIYSIMFKKSTGKLTYREVTILNNVLNLYKVDLSNHREGSCWTSPAILDRSFHMEILKESLTRAIHDIDLTFSKEASRKSFESGSTATVVLIAGGQIIAANVGDSKAFLCSEGHDSHPQSRKRRRKRNSSNHDEFALMNYDGPLYHVKELTKDHHPDREDERSRVETAGGYVLEWAGVYRVNGELALSRAIGDVPYKRYGVISTPELTGWQLLSANDSFLIASSDGIFEKMTMQDVCDLMLHVKLRANRELGSFDSTQQNLADYVVHLALQKGTTDNVAAVVVPLGSPSSSVTTLEDWSHLEENSETSITPFQTIPYLLKPDDGASSAVMNMEYFKRSSTKFQRFLVEAKLKRLGCFYLSESLDEDMDYIFRVPEAYQRQEVHDFKYTSVETVLSSDVNLEKYKDRNFCWYLGQQDGEMERCNSPEVFANFFGLLDSVPRNGSKPNGSHSFGHKIADFRYKLKKRFDRGSYGEVWLAFRWNCSIDIDVHKDPLHSTILKSDSDNCTSSNTTSSDGSHASDTIDGDLFILKRIMVERGHAAYLSGLREKYFGELFSNASRTLEGLSRTEPSSTVFSVDMQFDPYICLEKNMSATEEPLKHVARFIESFESESREIWLVYRNEGRSLSKLIYTAEETKLVTGDSNERVKHIQVLHPSKWWYWLRTTKAGQKQMQNLLWQLLMGLKACHDRNITHRDIKPENMIICFENVETGKCLREVPSEPKQNKLNMRLIDFGSAIDDYTLKHLYGSGPTRSEQTFEYTPPEALLNSNWFQGSEGARMKYDIWSVGVVMLELILGSPHVFQISDRTRVLMDQRLEGWSEQTKELAYKLRSYMELCILVPGISSQHQGSVSSEQGQFGLASWKCSEESFVHQVKIRDPLKLGFPNIWALRLARQLLVWHPEDRLSVDEALNHPYFQEPP encoded by the exons ATGCCCCTGCCCGTCTCCGGCCACCgcggtctcctcctcctcctcctcctcgtgctCGTCGCGCTCCCGGCGCTGCTCCCGAGGTGCGCGGGCGAGTCAGTGACGTGCCTCGCCGTGTACCGCGAGGGCGGCGCGCCCGCGGTGTTCCAGTCCGCGCACTGCCCGCGCTGGACCCTCCTCCCCGGAGGAGATGGGGATGGGGGCCAGAGCTCGCCGAGGGCGTGTCACGTGGCGGCCGACCGCGGGCGCCGGCGCTCACAGGAGGATCGCGCCGTCTGCGCCCTCGGCATCCGCATCCCCTTCATAG AGCAGATGAGGATTAAAGAGGCTGATGTGGGAGTTGTGGCTGTATTTGATGGACATAATGGAGCTGAGGCTAGTGAGATGGCTTCTAAGCTTTTGCTGGACTACTTTTTGCTCCATGTgtattttcttcttgatggtATATACTCCATCATGTTCAAAAAATCTACTGGGAAGCTGACATATAGGGAAGTTACTATTCTTAACAATGTACTTAATCTGTACAAGGTGGATTTATCCAATCACAGAGAGGG GTCATGCTGGACATCACCGGCTATTTTAGATCGATCATTTCATATGGAAATTCTGAAGGAATCGTTAACGAGGGCAATTCATGATATTGATTTAACATTCTCCAAGGAAG CTTCACGGAAAAGTTTTGAATCTGGTTCAACAGCGACTGTGGTCTTGATAGCTGGTGGACAAATCATAGCTGCCAATGTAGGAGATTCAAAAGCTTTTCTGTGCTCAGAAGGACATGATTCACACCCTCAAAGTA GGAAACGGAGAAGAAAGAGAAACTCAAGCAATCATGATGAATTTGCTTTGATGAATTATGATGGACCATTGTATCATGTAAAGGAGTTGACTAAGGATCATCATCCTGATAGAGAAGATGAGAGAAGCCGTGTGGAGACTGCTGGCGGTTATGTTCTTGAGTGGGCTGGTGTATATCGTGTAAATGGTGAGCTAGCACTATCAAGAGCTATCGGCGATGTTCCTTACAAACG GTATGGTGTAATATCGACACCTGAACTGACAGGGTGGCAGCTTCTGTCAGCAAATGATAGTTTTCTTATTGCCTCATCTGATGGGATATTTGAGAAAATGACTATGCAAGATGTTTGTGACCTGATGCTGCATGTGAAACTTCGTGCTAACCGGGAATTAGGATCCTTTGATAGCACACAGCAGAATTTGGCAGATTAtgttgttcatcttgctttgcAGAAAGGCACAACAGACAATGTGGCTGCTGTGGTCGTTCCATTGGGATCACCAAGTAGCTCTGTTACTACATTAGAGGATTGGTCCCATCTTGAAGAAAACTCCGAGACATCTATAACGCCTTTTCAGACTATTCCTTACCTACTTAAACCTG ATGATGGCGCTAGTTCAGCTGTTATGAACATGGAGTATTTCAAACGTTCATCAACAAAGTTTCAGAGGTTCTTG GTTGAAGCAAAACTTAAGAGACTTGGCTGTTTCTACTTATCTGAGAGTCTGGATGAAGACATGGATTATATATTTAGGGTACCGGAAGCATATCAGCGTCAAGAAGTCCATGACTTCAAATACACATCAGTTGAGACTGTGTTATCTTCTGATG TGAATCTTGAAAAATATAAGGACAGAAACTTTTGCTGGTACCTTGGTcagcaagatggtgaaatggaGCGGTGCAATAGTCCCGAAGTTTTCGCAAACTTTTTTGGTTTGCTTGACTCTGTTCCACGTAATGGAAGCAAACCAAATGGTTCACATTCATTTGGCCACAAGATAGCTGATTTCAG GTACAAGCTGAAGAAAAGATTTGACCGCGGTTCATATGGTGAAGTTTGGTTGGCATTTCGTTGGAATTGCTCTATAGATATAGATGTGCATAAAGATCCTCTGCACTCCACTATACTTAAATCGGACTCAGATAATTGCACAAGTTCAAACACAACGTCATCTGATGGAAGTCACGCCTCAGACACAATAGATGGTGATTTATTCATACTGAAGCGCATAATG GTGGAGAGAGGACATGCTGCTTACTTGAGTGGATTGCGGGAGAAATATTTTGGGGAATTATTTTCAAATGCTTCCAGAACTCTTGAAGGTTTGTCGAGGACAGAACCATCATCTACAGTATTTTCAGTGGACATGCAATTTGATCCTTATATCTGTCTAGAAAAGAACATGTCAGCTACTGAAGAACCACTGAAGCATGTGGCTAGGTTTATAGAATCTTTTGAATCAGAATCAAGGGAAATTTGGCTTGTGTACCGTAATGAAGGCCGCTCGTTATCAAAACTGATATATACAGCTGAAGAAACAAAGTTAGTTACTGGCGACAGTAATGAGAGAGTCAAACACATTCAAGTTTTACACCCATCAAAGTGGTGGTATTGGTTGAGAACAACAAAAGCTGGGCAAAAGCAAATGCAAAATCTCTTATGGCAGCTG CTGATGGGACTGAAGGCTTGTCATGATCGTAATATCACTCACAGGGATATTAAACCTG AGAACATGATCATCTGCTTTGAGAATGTGGAGACTGGAAAGTGTTTAAGAGAGGTTCCATCTGAACCAAAGCAAAACAAGCTGAACAT GCGTCTTATTGACTTTGGCAGTGCTATTGATGATTACACGTTGAAGCATCTTTACGGTTCAGGGCCTACTCG ATCTGAACAGACTTTTGAGTACACTCCTCCAGAGGCACTCCTCAATTCAAACTGGTTTCAAGGATCAGAAGGTGCAAGAATGAA GTATGATATCTGGAGTGTAGGAGTTGTCATGCTGGAGTTGATATTGGGTTCTCCGCATGTTTTCCAGATAAGTGACCGTACACGTGTTTTAATGGATCAGCGACTCGAAGGGTGGAGTGAGCAAACAAAGGAGCTTGCATACAA GTTGAGGTCATACATGGAGTTGTGCATTTTAGTCCCAGGGATTTCGTCTCAACATCAAGGCAGTGTTAGCTCAGAACAG GGCCAATTTGGGCTAGCTTCTTGGAAATGCTCTGAAGAATCATTTGTGCATCAAGTGAAGATCAGAGATCCTCTTAAACTGGG CTTTCCAAATATATGGGCATTGCGACTGGCACGCCAGCTACTAGTATGGCATCCT GAGGACCGCCTAAGTGTTGATGAAGCACTGAACCATCCCTACTTCCAGGAGCCACCATAG
- the LOC133900076 gene encoding uncharacterized protein LOC133900076 isoform X6, translated as MRIKEADVGVVAVFDGHNGAEASEMASKLLLDYFLLHVYFLLDGIYSIMFKKSTGKLTYREVTILNNVLNLYKVDLSNHREGSCWTSPAILDRSFHMEILKESLTRAIHDIDLTFSKEASRKSFESGSTATVVLIAGGQIIAANVGDSKAFLCSEGHDSHPQSRKRRRKRNSSNHDEFALMNYDGPLYHVKELTKDHHPDREDERSRVETAGGYVLEWAGVYRVNGELALSRAIGDVPYKRYGVISTPELTGWQLLSANDSFLIASSDGIFEKMTMQDVCDLMLHVKLRANRELGSFDSTQQNLADYVVHLALQKGTTDNVAAVVVPLGSPSSSVTTLEDWSHLEENSETSITPFQTIPYLLKPADDGASSAVMNMEYFKRSSTKFQRFLVEAKLKRLGCFYLSESLDEDMDYIFRVPEAYQRQEVHDFKYTSVETVLSSDVNLEKYKDRNFCWYLGQQDGEMERCNSPEVFANFFGLLDSVPRNGSKPNGSHSFGHKIADFRYKLKKRFDRGSYGEVWLAFRWNCSIDIDVHKDPLHSTILKSDSDNCTSSNTTSSDGSHASDTIDGDLFILKRIMVERGHAAYLSGLREKYFGELFSNASRTLEGLSRTEPSSTVFSVDMQFDPYICLEKNMSATEEPLKHVARFIESFESESREIWLVYRNEGRSLSKLIYTAEETKLVTGDSNERVKHIQVLHPSKWWYWLRTTKAGQKQMQNLLWQLLMGLKACHDRNITHRDIKPENMIICFENVETGKCLREVPSEPKQNKLNMRLIDFGSAIDDYTLKHLYGSGPTRSEQTFEYTPPEALLNSNWFQGSEGARMKYDIWSVGVVMLELILGSPHVFQISDRTRVLMDQRLEGWSEQTKELAYKLRSYMELCILVPGISSQHQGSVSSEQGQFGLASWKCSEESFVHQVKIRDPLKLGFPNIWALRLARQLLVWHPEDRLSVDEALNHPYFQEPP; from the exons ATGAGGATTAAAGAGGCTGATGTGGGAGTTGTGGCTGTATTTGATGGACATAATGGAGCTGAGGCTAGTGAGATGGCTTCTAAGCTTTTGCTGGACTACTTTTTGCTCCATGTgtattttcttcttgatggtATATACTCCATCATGTTCAAAAAATCTACTGGGAAGCTGACATATAGGGAAGTTACTATTCTTAACAATGTACTTAATCTGTACAAGGTGGATTTATCCAATCACAGAGAGGG GTCATGCTGGACATCACCGGCTATTTTAGATCGATCATTTCATATGGAAATTCTGAAGGAATCGTTAACGAGGGCAATTCATGATATTGATTTAACATTCTCCAAGGAAG CTTCACGGAAAAGTTTTGAATCTGGTTCAACAGCGACTGTGGTCTTGATAGCTGGTGGACAAATCATAGCTGCCAATGTAGGAGATTCAAAAGCTTTTCTGTGCTCAGAAGGACATGATTCACACCCTCAAAGTA GGAAACGGAGAAGAAAGAGAAACTCAAGCAATCATGATGAATTTGCTTTGATGAATTATGATGGACCATTGTATCATGTAAAGGAGTTGACTAAGGATCATCATCCTGATAGAGAAGATGAGAGAAGCCGTGTGGAGACTGCTGGCGGTTATGTTCTTGAGTGGGCTGGTGTATATCGTGTAAATGGTGAGCTAGCACTATCAAGAGCTATCGGCGATGTTCCTTACAAACG GTATGGTGTAATATCGACACCTGAACTGACAGGGTGGCAGCTTCTGTCAGCAAATGATAGTTTTCTTATTGCCTCATCTGATGGGATATTTGAGAAAATGACTATGCAAGATGTTTGTGACCTGATGCTGCATGTGAAACTTCGTGCTAACCGGGAATTAGGATCCTTTGATAGCACACAGCAGAATTTGGCAGATTAtgttgttcatcttgctttgcAGAAAGGCACAACAGACAATGTGGCTGCTGTGGTCGTTCCATTGGGATCACCAAGTAGCTCTGTTACTACATTAGAGGATTGGTCCCATCTTGAAGAAAACTCCGAGACATCTATAACGCCTTTTCAGACTATTCCTTACCTACTTAAACCTG CAGATGATGGCGCTAGTTCAGCTGTTATGAACATGGAGTATTTCAAACGTTCATCAACAAAGTTTCAGAGGTTCTTG GTTGAAGCAAAACTTAAGAGACTTGGCTGTTTCTACTTATCTGAGAGTCTGGATGAAGACATGGATTATATATTTAGGGTACCGGAAGCATATCAGCGTCAAGAAGTCCATGACTTCAAATACACATCAGTTGAGACTGTGTTATCTTCTGATG TGAATCTTGAAAAATATAAGGACAGAAACTTTTGCTGGTACCTTGGTcagcaagatggtgaaatggaGCGGTGCAATAGTCCCGAAGTTTTCGCAAACTTTTTTGGTTTGCTTGACTCTGTTCCACGTAATGGAAGCAAACCAAATGGTTCACATTCATTTGGCCACAAGATAGCTGATTTCAG GTACAAGCTGAAGAAAAGATTTGACCGCGGTTCATATGGTGAAGTTTGGTTGGCATTTCGTTGGAATTGCTCTATAGATATAGATGTGCATAAAGATCCTCTGCACTCCACTATACTTAAATCGGACTCAGATAATTGCACAAGTTCAAACACAACGTCATCTGATGGAAGTCACGCCTCAGACACAATAGATGGTGATTTATTCATACTGAAGCGCATAATG GTGGAGAGAGGACATGCTGCTTACTTGAGTGGATTGCGGGAGAAATATTTTGGGGAATTATTTTCAAATGCTTCCAGAACTCTTGAAGGTTTGTCGAGGACAGAACCATCATCTACAGTATTTTCAGTGGACATGCAATTTGATCCTTATATCTGTCTAGAAAAGAACATGTCAGCTACTGAAGAACCACTGAAGCATGTGGCTAGGTTTATAGAATCTTTTGAATCAGAATCAAGGGAAATTTGGCTTGTGTACCGTAATGAAGGCCGCTCGTTATCAAAACTGATATATACAGCTGAAGAAACAAAGTTAGTTACTGGCGACAGTAATGAGAGAGTCAAACACATTCAAGTTTTACACCCATCAAAGTGGTGGTATTGGTTGAGAACAACAAAAGCTGGGCAAAAGCAAATGCAAAATCTCTTATGGCAGCTG CTGATGGGACTGAAGGCTTGTCATGATCGTAATATCACTCACAGGGATATTAAACCTG AGAACATGATCATCTGCTTTGAGAATGTGGAGACTGGAAAGTGTTTAAGAGAGGTTCCATCTGAACCAAAGCAAAACAAGCTGAACAT GCGTCTTATTGACTTTGGCAGTGCTATTGATGATTACACGTTGAAGCATCTTTACGGTTCAGGGCCTACTCG ATCTGAACAGACTTTTGAGTACACTCCTCCAGAGGCACTCCTCAATTCAAACTGGTTTCAAGGATCAGAAGGTGCAAGAATGAA GTATGATATCTGGAGTGTAGGAGTTGTCATGCTGGAGTTGATATTGGGTTCTCCGCATGTTTTCCAGATAAGTGACCGTACACGTGTTTTAATGGATCAGCGACTCGAAGGGTGGAGTGAGCAAACAAAGGAGCTTGCATACAA GTTGAGGTCATACATGGAGTTGTGCATTTTAGTCCCAGGGATTTCGTCTCAACATCAAGGCAGTGTTAGCTCAGAACAG GGCCAATTTGGGCTAGCTTCTTGGAAATGCTCTGAAGAATCATTTGTGCATCAAGTGAAGATCAGAGATCCTCTTAAACTGGG CTTTCCAAATATATGGGCATTGCGACTGGCACGCCAGCTACTAGTATGGCATCCT GAGGACCGCCTAAGTGTTGATGAAGCACTGAACCATCCCTACTTCCAGGAGCCACCATAG